One genomic region from Nymphaea colorata isolate Beijing-Zhang1983 chromosome 12, ASM883128v2, whole genome shotgun sequence encodes:
- the LOC116265772 gene encoding pentatricopeptide repeat-containing protein At5g62370 isoform X2: MYVLIMAKRRISPWVAIKARGFSVSQVAVESYSCYKPLEDEHKSYCCNMIDNLLGRHMVSVAQRVLVRMVVRTPLSRSHRYHEAREIYEDMVRRGMVPDFSMMNSMIICYCKLGLLDEANVLMGNLIHTGGHVSVPVYSELVLQLCLNQRLCDAVNLFFVMAAISCFPHLMSFTVLLDQLCRNDNLEDALKVFYAMLGSGARPNFHLFKSLICLLCKKCRFMEAGYMCKTMESFGLFPDQGLYTFVIHGFCKMGEMEIATSLFQRMQEIGCHPDIYAYNTLIYGFLNCGDLESAWQFVNQLRKDGLNANVVTYGLLISKYCKIGNVDCALEVFFDMERNDCIPNLHCYTALISALHKENKTEKADQLLDKMLDNGLLPDTKMFMCLVRSCPKGHEPSLALKLLHAATRHGHAAQSSLSSKSTCVENPKLEIDLLFNEIIGKSVLPADVVFKILINASCAGKKPDLAFHLMDKMINHGCHPDLSTYNTLIKCLLKENRIGDVESLTVAMFARGLVPNVATYTVVIDAHCKNGDLDTALDVFEKMISEGIEPTVATYDCIIGGLCKEKKIDEAEAMFKRMRDGGIIPDAVIYTTMINGLSKVGRARKACYLFAEMIDAGLRPSVHTYGAVINGLIKRDMIWEACQYVVSLMNDGFAPDVVLYTMVINQFGRKGEIDLALDFAKQMALNLIKPDLFTFGSLINNISRDISDRSRLHPLLHDHVIMDKARQMLFSLLCQTVLGSRRLGRAISCSSSVEKIAVALNLMKAVTDCELVPDLYIYNAMIHGFCKSSMMQDAYDLLDSMMVESGIVPNKVTFTILIDGHSRLGEIGQAVMLFNWMSTYWFSPDKATYNALLKGFCLVGRPLDALSLVYMMHKRGLSPNRNTFNMLIQCLYLKNYTDCSFRIFTEMLMHGYAPSRKTYNRLICLLCEENKLQHAHEVFDSMLKRGKLPNETTKKLLVDTCYQKGEFQLAFMVEENIPVYEG; encoded by the exons ATGTATGTGCTTATCATGGCTAAGCGACGAATCTCTCCTTGGGTTGCAATCAAAGCCAGGGGTTTTAGTGTCTCCCAAGTTGCAGTTGAATCTTATTCGTGTTATAAGCCTCTGGAAGATGAACATAAAAGTTACTGTTGCAATATGATTGACAACCTACTTGGCCGGCACATGGTATCTGTAGCACAGAGAGTTCTTGTGCGTATGGTTGTTCGGACCCC TCTTTCTAGGTCTCATAGGTATCATGAAGCCAGAGAGATTTATGAGGATATGGTTAGGAGGGGAATGGTGCCAGATTTCTCAATGATGAACTCTATGATAATTTGCTACTGTAAGCTGGGATTGTTGGATGAAGCTAATGTCCTTATGGGCAATTTGATCCATACGGGTGGTCACGTTTCTGTGCCTGTTTACAGTGAATTAGTTCTCCAGCTATGTCTCAACCAGAGGCTGTGTGATGCAGTCAATCTCTTTTTTGTAATGGCGGCAATAAGTTGTTTCCCACATTTGATGTCCTTCACAGTTCTTCTTGATCAGCTATGCCGCAACGATAATTTAGAAGATGCCCTTAAGGTATTTTATGCTATGCTCGGTTCAGGTGCGAGGCCTAATTTTCACTTGTTCAAATCATTAATATGCCTTTTGTGCAAGAAATGCAGATTTAtggaagctggttatatgtgcaAAACAATGGAGTCATTTGGTCTATTTCCTGATCAGGGTCTCTATACATTTGTGATTCATGGCTTTTGTAAGATGGGAGAGATGGAAATTGCAACCAGCTTGTTCCAGAGAATGCAGGAGATAGGCTGCCATCCAGATATTTATGCCTATAATACATTGATTTATGGGTTTCTGAATTGTGGGGATCTAGAATCTGCATGGCAATTTGTTAACCAGTTGCGAAAGGATGGCTTAAATGCTAATGTCGTCACATATGGATTGTTGATCAGTAAGTACTGTAAAATTGGAAATGTTGATTGTGCTTTGGAGGTATTTTTTGATATGGAACGTAATGATTGCATTCCAAATTTGCACTGTTACACTGCATTAATTAGTGCCCTTCACAAGGAAAATAAGACTGAGAAAGCTGATCAGTTATTAGATAAGATGCTGGACAATGGCTTACTGCCAGATACGAAGATGTTTATGTGCTTAGTTCGCTCCTGTCCAAAAGGGCATGAGCCAAGTCTTGCTCTTAAGCTTTTGCATGCTGCCACAAGACATGGGCATGCTGCCCAGTCATCCTTATCTTCAAAGTCTACTTGTGTGGAGAATCCAAAACTGGAGATTGATCTTTTGTTTAATGAAATCATTGGAAAAAGTGTGCTTCCTGCTGATGTGGTATTCAAAATCCTTATAAATGCTTCATGTGCTGGAAAGAAACCCGACCTTGCATTTCACCTTATGGATAAAATGATCAACCATGGATGTCACCCAGATCTTTCCACATACAACACCTTGATCAAGTGTCTTTTGAAAGAGAACCGGATTGGGGATGTAGAATCACTTACAGTTGCAATGTTCGCAAGAGGTTTGGTTCCTAATGTGGCAACTTACACGGTGGTGATTGATGCACATTGCAAGAATGGTGACCTTGATACTGCACTTGATGTTTTTGAGAAGATGATCTCTGAAGGAATTGAGCCAACTGTTGCAACTTATGATTGTATAATTGGTGGATTatgcaaagagaaaaaaattgatgaagcaGAAGCTATGTTTAAGAGGATGCGCGATGGAGGGATCATACCAGATGCTGTTATTTACACAACAATGATTAATGGTCTGTCCAAGGTTGGAAGAGCAAGGAAAGCCTGTTACCTATTTGCTGAAATGATTGATGCTGGACTTAGGCCAAGTGTTCATACTTATGGTGCAGTGATAAATGGATTAATCAAGAGAGACATGATTTGGGAAGCTTGTCAGTATGTTGTTAGCTTGATGAATGATGGGTTTGCTCCAGATGTTGTCCTATACACGATGGTGATAAATCAGTTTGGCAGGAAAGGAGAAATTGACCTTGCTCTGGACTTTGCCAAGCAAATGGCCCTAAACCTGATTAAACCAGATTTGTTTACGTTTGGATCACTTATTAACAATATTTCCAGGGATATCTCTGACAGATCAAGGTTACATCCTCTGTTGCATGACCATGTAATTATGGATAAAGCAAGGCAGATGCTTTTCAGCTTACTCTGTCAGACAGTTTTAGGCTCAAGACGTTTAGGTAGAGCCATCAGTTGCAGTTCATCTGTAGAGAAAATTGCTGTGGCACTAAATTTAATGAAGGCTGTCACAGACTGTGAGCTTGTTCCGGATCTTTACATCTACAATGCAATGATCCATGGATTTTGTAAATCAAGCATGATGCAAGATGCCTATGATCTGCTAGATTCAATGATGGTTGAATCTGGTATTGTTCCCAATAAGGTGACATTTACCATACTTATTGATGGTCATAGCCGTCTTGGAGAAATTGGTCAGGCTGTTATGTTATTCAACTGGATGAGCACATACTGGTTTTCTCCAGACAAAGCGACATATAATGCACTTCTAAAAGGTTTCTGCTTGGTTGGAAGACCCCTTGATGCATTATCACTTGTATATATGATGCATAAGAGGGGATTGTCACCCAATAGGAATACTTTTAATATGTTGATTCAGTGCCTCTACCTTAAAAATTACACTGATTGTTCATTCAGAATTTTTACTGAGATGCTTATGCATGGTTATGCACCTTCTCGTAAAACCTATAACAGATTGATCTGCCTCTTATGCGAAGAAAACAAGCTACAGCATGCTCATGAGGTTTTTGATTCGATGCTTAAAAGGGGAAAGCTTCCAAATGAGACAACCAAGAAGCTCTTAGTAGACACATGCTATCAAAAGGGAGAATTTCAACTGGCTTTTATGGTTGAAGAAAATATTCCTGTTTATGAAGGTTGA
- the LOC116265772 gene encoding pentatricopeptide repeat-containing protein At5g62370 isoform X1, protein MYVLIMAKRRISPWVAIKARGFSVSQVAVESYSCYKPLEDEHKSYCCNMIDNLLGRHMVSVAQRVLVRMVVRTPSVSELTSVIDFASARGLHLDLIGCNSILSSLSRSHRYHEAREIYEDMVRRGMVPDFSMMNSMIICYCKLGLLDEANVLMGNLIHTGGHVSVPVYSELVLQLCLNQRLCDAVNLFFVMAAISCFPHLMSFTVLLDQLCRNDNLEDALKVFYAMLGSGARPNFHLFKSLICLLCKKCRFMEAGYMCKTMESFGLFPDQGLYTFVIHGFCKMGEMEIATSLFQRMQEIGCHPDIYAYNTLIYGFLNCGDLESAWQFVNQLRKDGLNANVVTYGLLISKYCKIGNVDCALEVFFDMERNDCIPNLHCYTALISALHKENKTEKADQLLDKMLDNGLLPDTKMFMCLVRSCPKGHEPSLALKLLHAATRHGHAAQSSLSSKSTCVENPKLEIDLLFNEIIGKSVLPADVVFKILINASCAGKKPDLAFHLMDKMINHGCHPDLSTYNTLIKCLLKENRIGDVESLTVAMFARGLVPNVATYTVVIDAHCKNGDLDTALDVFEKMISEGIEPTVATYDCIIGGLCKEKKIDEAEAMFKRMRDGGIIPDAVIYTTMINGLSKVGRARKACYLFAEMIDAGLRPSVHTYGAVINGLIKRDMIWEACQYVVSLMNDGFAPDVVLYTMVINQFGRKGEIDLALDFAKQMALNLIKPDLFTFGSLINNISRDISDRSRLHPLLHDHVIMDKARQMLFSLLCQTVLGSRRLGRAISCSSSVEKIAVALNLMKAVTDCELVPDLYIYNAMIHGFCKSSMMQDAYDLLDSMMVESGIVPNKVTFTILIDGHSRLGEIGQAVMLFNWMSTYWFSPDKATYNALLKGFCLVGRPLDALSLVYMMHKRGLSPNRNTFNMLIQCLYLKNYTDCSFRIFTEMLMHGYAPSRKTYNRLICLLCEENKLQHAHEVFDSMLKRGKLPNETTKKLLVDTCYQKGEFQLAFMVEENIPVYEG, encoded by the coding sequence ATGTATGTGCTTATCATGGCTAAGCGACGAATCTCTCCTTGGGTTGCAATCAAAGCCAGGGGTTTTAGTGTCTCCCAAGTTGCAGTTGAATCTTATTCGTGTTATAAGCCTCTGGAAGATGAACATAAAAGTTACTGTTGCAATATGATTGACAACCTACTTGGCCGGCACATGGTATCTGTAGCACAGAGAGTTCTTGTGCGTATGGTTGTTCGGACCCCGTCTGTCTCTGAACTTACATCAGTTATTGATTTTGCTTCAGCTCGAGGTTTGCACCTTGATTTGATTGGTTGCAATTCTATTTTGTCAAGTCTTTCTAGGTCTCATAGGTATCATGAAGCCAGAGAGATTTATGAGGATATGGTTAGGAGGGGAATGGTGCCAGATTTCTCAATGATGAACTCTATGATAATTTGCTACTGTAAGCTGGGATTGTTGGATGAAGCTAATGTCCTTATGGGCAATTTGATCCATACGGGTGGTCACGTTTCTGTGCCTGTTTACAGTGAATTAGTTCTCCAGCTATGTCTCAACCAGAGGCTGTGTGATGCAGTCAATCTCTTTTTTGTAATGGCGGCAATAAGTTGTTTCCCACATTTGATGTCCTTCACAGTTCTTCTTGATCAGCTATGCCGCAACGATAATTTAGAAGATGCCCTTAAGGTATTTTATGCTATGCTCGGTTCAGGTGCGAGGCCTAATTTTCACTTGTTCAAATCATTAATATGCCTTTTGTGCAAGAAATGCAGATTTAtggaagctggttatatgtgcaAAACAATGGAGTCATTTGGTCTATTTCCTGATCAGGGTCTCTATACATTTGTGATTCATGGCTTTTGTAAGATGGGAGAGATGGAAATTGCAACCAGCTTGTTCCAGAGAATGCAGGAGATAGGCTGCCATCCAGATATTTATGCCTATAATACATTGATTTATGGGTTTCTGAATTGTGGGGATCTAGAATCTGCATGGCAATTTGTTAACCAGTTGCGAAAGGATGGCTTAAATGCTAATGTCGTCACATATGGATTGTTGATCAGTAAGTACTGTAAAATTGGAAATGTTGATTGTGCTTTGGAGGTATTTTTTGATATGGAACGTAATGATTGCATTCCAAATTTGCACTGTTACACTGCATTAATTAGTGCCCTTCACAAGGAAAATAAGACTGAGAAAGCTGATCAGTTATTAGATAAGATGCTGGACAATGGCTTACTGCCAGATACGAAGATGTTTATGTGCTTAGTTCGCTCCTGTCCAAAAGGGCATGAGCCAAGTCTTGCTCTTAAGCTTTTGCATGCTGCCACAAGACATGGGCATGCTGCCCAGTCATCCTTATCTTCAAAGTCTACTTGTGTGGAGAATCCAAAACTGGAGATTGATCTTTTGTTTAATGAAATCATTGGAAAAAGTGTGCTTCCTGCTGATGTGGTATTCAAAATCCTTATAAATGCTTCATGTGCTGGAAAGAAACCCGACCTTGCATTTCACCTTATGGATAAAATGATCAACCATGGATGTCACCCAGATCTTTCCACATACAACACCTTGATCAAGTGTCTTTTGAAAGAGAACCGGATTGGGGATGTAGAATCACTTACAGTTGCAATGTTCGCAAGAGGTTTGGTTCCTAATGTGGCAACTTACACGGTGGTGATTGATGCACATTGCAAGAATGGTGACCTTGATACTGCACTTGATGTTTTTGAGAAGATGATCTCTGAAGGAATTGAGCCAACTGTTGCAACTTATGATTGTATAATTGGTGGATTatgcaaagagaaaaaaattgatgaagcaGAAGCTATGTTTAAGAGGATGCGCGATGGAGGGATCATACCAGATGCTGTTATTTACACAACAATGATTAATGGTCTGTCCAAGGTTGGAAGAGCAAGGAAAGCCTGTTACCTATTTGCTGAAATGATTGATGCTGGACTTAGGCCAAGTGTTCATACTTATGGTGCAGTGATAAATGGATTAATCAAGAGAGACATGATTTGGGAAGCTTGTCAGTATGTTGTTAGCTTGATGAATGATGGGTTTGCTCCAGATGTTGTCCTATACACGATGGTGATAAATCAGTTTGGCAGGAAAGGAGAAATTGACCTTGCTCTGGACTTTGCCAAGCAAATGGCCCTAAACCTGATTAAACCAGATTTGTTTACGTTTGGATCACTTATTAACAATATTTCCAGGGATATCTCTGACAGATCAAGGTTACATCCTCTGTTGCATGACCATGTAATTATGGATAAAGCAAGGCAGATGCTTTTCAGCTTACTCTGTCAGACAGTTTTAGGCTCAAGACGTTTAGGTAGAGCCATCAGTTGCAGTTCATCTGTAGAGAAAATTGCTGTGGCACTAAATTTAATGAAGGCTGTCACAGACTGTGAGCTTGTTCCGGATCTTTACATCTACAATGCAATGATCCATGGATTTTGTAAATCAAGCATGATGCAAGATGCCTATGATCTGCTAGATTCAATGATGGTTGAATCTGGTATTGTTCCCAATAAGGTGACATTTACCATACTTATTGATGGTCATAGCCGTCTTGGAGAAATTGGTCAGGCTGTTATGTTATTCAACTGGATGAGCACATACTGGTTTTCTCCAGACAAAGCGACATATAATGCACTTCTAAAAGGTTTCTGCTTGGTTGGAAGACCCCTTGATGCATTATCACTTGTATATATGATGCATAAGAGGGGATTGTCACCCAATAGGAATACTTTTAATATGTTGATTCAGTGCCTCTACCTTAAAAATTACACTGATTGTTCATTCAGAATTTTTACTGAGATGCTTATGCATGGTTATGCACCTTCTCGTAAAACCTATAACAGATTGATCTGCCTCTTATGCGAAGAAAACAAGCTACAGCATGCTCATGAGGTTTTTGATTCGATGCTTAAAAGGGGAAAGCTTCCAAATGAGACAACCAAGAAGCTCTTAGTAGACACATGCTATCAAAAGGGAGAATTTCAACTGGCTTTTATGGTTGAAGAAAATATTCCTGTTTATGAAGGTTGA
- the LOC116265772 gene encoding pentatricopeptide repeat-containing protein At5g62370 isoform X3, with translation MPLRFMEAGYMCKTMESFGLFPDQGLYTFVIHGFCKMGEMEIATSLFQRMQEIGCHPDIYAYNTLIYGFLNCGDLESAWQFVNQLRKDGLNANVVTYGLLISKYCKIGNVDCALEVFFDMERNDCIPNLHCYTALISALHKENKTEKADQLLDKMLDNGLLPDTKMFMCLVRSCPKGHEPSLALKLLHAATRHGHAAQSSLSSKSTCVENPKLEIDLLFNEIIGKSVLPADVVFKILINASCAGKKPDLAFHLMDKMINHGCHPDLSTYNTLIKCLLKENRIGDVESLTVAMFARGLVPNVATYTVVIDAHCKNGDLDTALDVFEKMISEGIEPTVATYDCIIGGLCKEKKIDEAEAMFKRMRDGGIIPDAVIYTTMINGLSKVGRARKACYLFAEMIDAGLRPSVHTYGAVINGLIKRDMIWEACQYVVSLMNDGFAPDVVLYTMVINQFGRKGEIDLALDFAKQMALNLIKPDLFTFGSLINNISRDISDRSRLHPLLHDHVIMDKARQMLFSLLCQTVLGSRRLGRAISCSSSVEKIAVALNLMKAVTDCELVPDLYIYNAMIHGFCKSSMMQDAYDLLDSMMVESGIVPNKVTFTILIDGHSRLGEIGQAVMLFNWMSTYWFSPDKATYNALLKGFCLVGRPLDALSLVYMMHKRGLSPNRNTFNMLIQCLYLKNYTDCSFRIFTEMLMHGYAPSRKTYNRLICLLCEENKLQHAHEVFDSMLKRGKLPNETTKKLLVDTCYQKGEFQLAFMVEENIPVYEG, from the exons ATGCCCTTAAG ATTTAtggaagctggttatatgtgcaAAACAATGGAGTCATTTGGTCTATTTCCTGATCAGGGTCTCTATACATTTGTGATTCATGGCTTTTGTAAGATGGGAGAGATGGAAATTGCAACCAGCTTGTTCCAGAGAATGCAGGAGATAGGCTGCCATCCAGATATTTATGCCTATAATACATTGATTTATGGGTTTCTGAATTGTGGGGATCTAGAATCTGCATGGCAATTTGTTAACCAGTTGCGAAAGGATGGCTTAAATGCTAATGTCGTCACATATGGATTGTTGATCAGTAAGTACTGTAAAATTGGAAATGTTGATTGTGCTTTGGAGGTATTTTTTGATATGGAACGTAATGATTGCATTCCAAATTTGCACTGTTACACTGCATTAATTAGTGCCCTTCACAAGGAAAATAAGACTGAGAAAGCTGATCAGTTATTAGATAAGATGCTGGACAATGGCTTACTGCCAGATACGAAGATGTTTATGTGCTTAGTTCGCTCCTGTCCAAAAGGGCATGAGCCAAGTCTTGCTCTTAAGCTTTTGCATGCTGCCACAAGACATGGGCATGCTGCCCAGTCATCCTTATCTTCAAAGTCTACTTGTGTGGAGAATCCAAAACTGGAGATTGATCTTTTGTTTAATGAAATCATTGGAAAAAGTGTGCTTCCTGCTGATGTGGTATTCAAAATCCTTATAAATGCTTCATGTGCTGGAAAGAAACCCGACCTTGCATTTCACCTTATGGATAAAATGATCAACCATGGATGTCACCCAGATCTTTCCACATACAACACCTTGATCAAGTGTCTTTTGAAAGAGAACCGGATTGGGGATGTAGAATCACTTACAGTTGCAATGTTCGCAAGAGGTTTGGTTCCTAATGTGGCAACTTACACGGTGGTGATTGATGCACATTGCAAGAATGGTGACCTTGATACTGCACTTGATGTTTTTGAGAAGATGATCTCTGAAGGAATTGAGCCAACTGTTGCAACTTATGATTGTATAATTGGTGGATTatgcaaagagaaaaaaattgatgaagcaGAAGCTATGTTTAAGAGGATGCGCGATGGAGGGATCATACCAGATGCTGTTATTTACACAACAATGATTAATGGTCTGTCCAAGGTTGGAAGAGCAAGGAAAGCCTGTTACCTATTTGCTGAAATGATTGATGCTGGACTTAGGCCAAGTGTTCATACTTATGGTGCAGTGATAAATGGATTAATCAAGAGAGACATGATTTGGGAAGCTTGTCAGTATGTTGTTAGCTTGATGAATGATGGGTTTGCTCCAGATGTTGTCCTATACACGATGGTGATAAATCAGTTTGGCAGGAAAGGAGAAATTGACCTTGCTCTGGACTTTGCCAAGCAAATGGCCCTAAACCTGATTAAACCAGATTTGTTTACGTTTGGATCACTTATTAACAATATTTCCAGGGATATCTCTGACAGATCAAGGTTACATCCTCTGTTGCATGACCATGTAATTATGGATAAAGCAAGGCAGATGCTTTTCAGCTTACTCTGTCAGACAGTTTTAGGCTCAAGACGTTTAGGTAGAGCCATCAGTTGCAGTTCATCTGTAGAGAAAATTGCTGTGGCACTAAATTTAATGAAGGCTGTCACAGACTGTGAGCTTGTTCCGGATCTTTACATCTACAATGCAATGATCCATGGATTTTGTAAATCAAGCATGATGCAAGATGCCTATGATCTGCTAGATTCAATGATGGTTGAATCTGGTATTGTTCCCAATAAGGTGACATTTACCATACTTATTGATGGTCATAGCCGTCTTGGAGAAATTGGTCAGGCTGTTATGTTATTCAACTGGATGAGCACATACTGGTTTTCTCCAGACAAAGCGACATATAATGCACTTCTAAAAGGTTTCTGCTTGGTTGGAAGACCCCTTGATGCATTATCACTTGTATATATGATGCATAAGAGGGGATTGTCACCCAATAGGAATACTTTTAATATGTTGATTCAGTGCCTCTACCTTAAAAATTACACTGATTGTTCATTCAGAATTTTTACTGAGATGCTTATGCATGGTTATGCACCTTCTCGTAAAACCTATAACAGATTGATCTGCCTCTTATGCGAAGAAAACAAGCTACAGCATGCTCATGAGGTTTTTGATTCGATGCTTAAAAGGGGAAAGCTTCCAAATGAGACAACCAAGAAGCTCTTAGTAGACACATGCTATCAAAAGGGAGAATTTCAACTGGCTTTTATGGTTGAAGAAAATATTCCTGTTTATGAAGGTTGA
- the LOC116265948 gene encoding protein SMALL AUXIN UP-REGULATED RNA 51-like: protein MGIRICRRFFKLWKLVRPRTRPLSYARLEDDEEGSLLAKKQKGKTLRNGLRIIRKSLSCCSASWNKEERGPEKKAMKGETFSEVTPKGHLVVYVGEEGDQQRRFVVPVIYFNHPLFGQLLKESVEEYGFSQPGGITIPCHVSYFKSVQERIAGERFSGKWRTRGRRRSAVGGHRLTGRHATNPW from the coding sequence ATGGGCATCAGGATTTGTCGCAGATTTTTTAAGCTATGGAAATTGGTACGTCCGAGAACAAGGCCCTTATCTTATGCGAGGttggaagatgatgaagaaggaTCTTTGCTAGCGAAGAAGCAGAAAGGGAAGACATTAAGAAATGGGTTGCGTATCATCAGAAAGAGTCTCTCTTGTTGTTCCGCTTCTTGGAACAAGGAGGAAAGGGGACCGGAGAAAAAGGCGATGAAGGGAGAGACGTTCAGCGAGGTGACTCCCAAGGGCCACCTGGTGGTCTACGTCGGCGAAGAGGGCGACCAGCAACGCCGGTTCGTCGTCCCGGTCATCTACTTCAACCACCCGCTCTTCGGCCAACTGCTCAAGGAATCGGTGGAGGAATACGGTTTCAGCCAGCCCGGCGGGATCACCATCCCCTGCCATGTCTCCTACTTCAAGAGCGTGCAGGAAAGGATCGCCGGAGAGAGGTTCTCAGGCAAGTGGCGGACCAGGGGGAGGAGGAGGTCGGCCGTGGGCGGCCATCGGCTGACCGGCCGTCACGCAACGAATCCGTGGTAG